The DNA segment CTCTTTACCGTAATCCCAACGTCTTCGAGAAGATCGAGTTCACCACCGTTTGCTCCTGTCTTCATAAACTGGACAAACAGCACTCTCAGTCCCCGGCTTCTTGCTCTTAAGGCAAGCCCGACGGATGCGGTGGTTTTACCCTTCCCCTCTCCCGTGTATATATGTATTACCCCTTTTTTCATTTACCGTAAGGTTATCCGGCGGAGCCGTTACAGAATACAGCATACGGCTCGAAGTCAAGCGCCACCGACATACCTTCTTCTGCCCCTTATGCCAAGTGATGTAAAAACCTCATAGGGAATTGTTGATGCCTTCTCTGCAACCTCCTCAACAGACATTACCTCCCCTTTCTGAGTGCCTATCAATACAACCTCATCATCCGGAGAAACCCCCTCAATATCAGTAACATCCACAAGTGCAATATCCATGCATACCCTGCCGACGACGGGTGCCCTCCCTCCCCTCACCAGCACTTCGGCGTTATTGGAGAGAGACCTGAAATAACCGTCTGCATACCCGGTGGAAAGCACCCCTATCAAGCTATCCCTCTTTGTTATGAATGTCCTGCCGTAACTCAGCGGTGTGCCCTTCCCTACCCGCCTGATATCCAGCAACCTCGAACTGACCCGCATAACCGGTTTGACCCGATGAGATGAATATGGATTGCACCCGTAAAGCATCAGCCCCGGTCTTACCGCATCCAGGTATGCCTCGGGCAGACGCGTCACTGCTGCACTATTGGCAAAATGAAAGACAGGCCTGACACCTAACCTCTCAATTCCCTCTTTAACCGAAAGAAACCTCTCTATCTGTAACATGGCGTATGTCCTGTCTGCAATACCTGCCTCGGAAAAATGACTCATAACCCCTGCCGGATTCAGGCCTTCAAGGGTGAGGATCTCTCTGAACTCCCCTATGGCTTCCCTGTAATTCAGTCCAAGCCTGCCCATGCCGGTATCCACGTTTATATGAACATCAATGGGGTTATTATATTCAAGGGAGAGCCTTGAAAGTTCTCCGGCAAACCTGATGTTGTTGACGACGGGGGTCAGTTTGGAAGCAACTATCTCCCTGGATGGCTCCTGATCGAAAAGAACGATTATTGGAATTGAGAAACCCGCGTCTCTAAGTTCCAATGCCTCCCGGATATAGGCGACGGCAAGGGCATCAACACCCTCTCTAACAAGAACCCGTGAAACCTCAACAGAGCCGTGTCCATAGGCATCGGCCTTGACAACAGCAATGATCTGTCTGTGTCCGACCTCACTTCTTATAAACCTGACATTGTACGCCAGATTGTCAAGGTTTACCTCAACCGTGGGGCCTCTATGCATATTGAGCAATCACGATAGGATCAAAAGAAAATTCAAACCTTCTCTTTATGGGCCTTGGTTTCGCTCTTGTCTTCCTCGTTTGATGCTTTCTCTACAGGCTTCTTGGGAGTTACATCGATCTCATCCGGCTCTGAAGTGGCCTTTTTGAAGTTCTTGATTGCCTGACCGATTCCCTTCCCCAGTTCCGGAAGCCTTGAAGCACCAAAGATGATGACAACAATTATTAATATGATTACCAGCTCCTGCATCCCTAATCCGAACATATTGATCCTCCTATAAATTTTTCATAGTCCTCAGGTGTATTTATATTAACAAAACTTCTACCATCCGAGTCTATGCCTTTAATGTCTTCAGCTGAAACCACCTCCACCTTGATATCATCAATAAGCTTCATCATCTCGGTAACCCCTCCCCGTATTGACTCCTCGATATAGGATATCGCATCCTTCTTATAAATTCCAAGGAGAGGATGAATCCTGTTATTGAAGGAACAGAGAACAACGGGCTTATCGGATTCTATCTCCAGCAGATACTCAACCAGCCCCCTTTTCACAAAGGGCATATCACAGGCAATCACAAAGATACCATCCCCTTCCGCATTAAGCAAAGCGGAGAATATACCAACCATCGGACCTATAGAGGGATAGAGGTCTCCGATCATCATCTCACCGGTATAAAAGTACTTCTCAGGATAGTTGGTGCTTATCAGAATATCCCTGAAGAACCCCCTTAACAGCCGGATATTTCTCTCGACAATACGTTCCCCCTGCACCTTCATCAGGCCCTTTAAGACAGGGAACCTCCGGTTGGAGCCCCCGGCAAGTACCACACCTGTAAGGGATGAATTCACCTCGTCTGTCTCCTTATTTAGAGTCTGTGTATAAAGTCAGTATCTCTATCTGTCATTCCGGCAGTTCTTAAGCCGGAATCCGGTCTTTTCAATAAGTTCCGGATATCCCGAACGCTTTCGGGACATGACAGAAATAAAAAATGGCAGTTTATACACAGACTCTATTTATGTCTGAATGTCTGAAAGCATTTATGATAGACCCTCAGTCGGCGATAAACAGGAACATAACAGGAGCAGTTTGATTGAGTTTGTACGGCCTTGAATTTTGCATAAGATTCCCCGGGAGGGTGACCCGCAAAGTTTCCCCGCAAGCCGGCGGGATGCCCGCTGAGAATGAGTAAGGACGCTATCAGGATGCTCTTCATAACGATCACAGCTGGATTTATAATATTACCATATTATAGTAAAAAACCCCCCTGTATTTGCCGAACACCTTATATAAACGTTATATAAACGGCCTTAACCATCACACTTGACTTGCTTCAATGTCGTGTTTTCTGTTATAAATAGATAAAGGGATTTTGTCCTGCCCTGATGGTGATTAAGATGAGAAAGTTGATCCGGCAAGTTAGATCTTTAGGGAGCCTGCGTAAGGGATGTGGTGTGCATGCCGAGCACCAGCTCCTGATCAATTTCCAGGTGGCCTTAATATTGAGGAGCCTGCTGTCAGAAGCTGGTGCTCGGAAGCCTAAGCACCCTTCAGGGCACCCACCTGCAAACAGGGGATCTAATTTTTCATCTACACCTCAGGGCGGGTCAGTTAAAAGGTGCATATACTTGGTGTTAAATACTATTGGGGGCATGGCATATAGATATAAGATGTCGAAAATTTTGTTTTTTTATATAAAGGGATTGACGTTTATCAAAAAAGTTTCGATTCAATCCCCGATGCTTGCCTTTTCAGACCAGAGAGTCTGAAGAACATCTCCCCACCTCCGGAAGTATTTGCCGCCAAAACGCACCTGTTTCACCGGATTAGTATCCATTGAATTGAAGTGCATATGGAACTGTTTGCCCAGCATATAAAGAGCCGGCCTCTTGCCTGGCGCATGATGCCGGAAACACTCGATGATTTCGTCGGACAGGATGAGCTGCTTGGAAAGGGTAGCCCCCTAAGGAGACTGATCGAAGAGGACAGGATCGTCTCGCTGATCCTCTTCGGCCCCCCGGGAACGGGAAAGACCGCACTGGCCCGTATAATCGCCAATCTGTCAAAGTCACACTTTATCTCCCTGAACGCTGTAACTGCGGGTGTAAAGGATATCAGGGATGCCCTGGCCTACAGCCGGTCCGGAAGGACTATTGTCTTTCTTGACGAGATTCACAGGTTTAACAAGCTGCAGCAGGACGCACTGCTGCCCCATGTTGAATCAGGGGAAATAATACTCATCGGGGCTTCCACGGAAAATCCCTTCTTCGCCCTTGTTCCAGCCCTTGCATCCAGATCGAACATATTCGAATTCAAACCCCTGCACACTGAAGAGATTGTAAGGATACTGAAAAACGCCCTTCGATCTCACAGGGGGCTTGGTGAATACGAGATAACGGTTTCCGGCGATCTGCTTAACCTGATAGCAGATTTCTCGTCAGGGGACGCCAGAAGGGCGCTTAACATGCTTGAGCTTGCCTGTTATACATCAGTCGAGCCTGAAGGAAAGAAGGCAACCATTACCAGGGAAAGCCTTGAAAAATCCCTGCACGGCAATGCCCTCTATTACGACAAAGAGGAGCATTACAATATAGCCTCCGCATTTATCAAGAGCATGAGGGGATCCGACCCCGATGCAACCGTTTACTGGCTTGCCAGGATGATAGCTTCAGGAGAAGACCCCATGTTTATAGTTAGAAGGATTGTAATCTGTGCATCTGAGGACGTGGGAAATGCCGACCCACAGGCACTGCAGGTTGCAGTCGCCTCAATGCATGCACTTGAGAAAATCGGCATGCCTGAAGGCAGGATACCCCTTGCACAGGCTGCTATTTACGTGGCTGCAGCCCCTAAAAGCAATGCCTCATACCTCGCTATTGAGAGGGCGATGGAATCCGTCACCAAGAAACCCCTGCAGAGGGTTCCCGACCACTTAAAGGATGCACATTACGGAGGTGCCGAACGGCTCGGCAGAGGAATCGATTACAGGTACCCGCACGACTATGACGGTCATTATGTGCAACAGCGGTATCTCGAGAGAGATGAAGTTTTTTATGAACCATCCGGGGAGGGGTTTGAAGAGGTCTTGAAAACCAGAAATAAGAAAAGGAGGAAGGGGATCTAATGAATACGCTCATGTATTTAATTCTCGGTATGTCTGTCGGTGTAGCTATTGCTTCAATTGTAATATTCCTGAATCACAGGATTAACAAAAAGAAACAGATATCCTCTGACCTTGAAACACAGAGGATTATCAATGACGCAAAGAGAGACGGGGAGAGGATCAAGAAGGATGCCTCACTGGAGGCCAAGGATATACTCTACCATGCAAAATTAGAGGCTGAAAAGGAACTCAGGGAGCGTCGCAACGAACTCAGCCAGATCGAGAGACGTTTAAGAAACAAAGACGAGCACCTTGAGAAAAAACTTGATCAGCTGGAGAAGAGGGAACATGACCTCACACGGAGGGAAAATGAGTTCCTCTCGAGGGAGAGGAGCCTGAGGGACAGGGAACTCAGGGTAGAAAACCTCCTAAGGGAACAGAAAGAGCGCCTTGAAAAGATCTCCGGAATGACCGCTGAAAAGGCAAGAGGCGAACTTTTCAGGAGGATTGAGGAAGAAACGAGGTTTGAGGCTGCAAAAATGATCAAACAGATCGAGGATGAAGCCAATGATACCTCGGAGAAGAAGGCCAGGGAGATAATAAGTCTTGCGATACAGAGATACTCGAGTGACTACGTGGCAGATACGACTGTTTCCGCCGTCGCACTACCCAACGATGAGATGAAAGGCAGGATCATAGGAAGGGAAGGAAGAAATATCAGGGCACTTGAGGCAGCTACCGGTGTTGACCTGATTGTAGATGATACACCCGAGATGGTAACCATCTCATCATTCGATCCCGTCAGGAGAGAAATTGCCAGGATATCCCTCGAACGACTGATTAATGACGGCCGTATCCATCCCGCAAGGATAGAAGAGGTGGTGGATAAGGCAAGACGCGAGGTAGACAAGACAATACGTGAAGAGGGGGAAAAGGCGGTCTTCGACCTCGGACTCAGTGGTATCCACAATGACCTGATTAAACTCCTGGGCAGACTGAAATACAGGACATCCTATGGACAGAACGTGCTTCAGCATTCCCGGGAGGTGGCTTATCTGTCGGGCATAATGGCAGGAGAACTCGGCGCTGATATCAAGCTTGCCAAGCGGGCCGGACTCCTTCACGACATAGGCAAGGCCGTTGATCATGAGATAGAGGGGTCTCACCATGAAATCGGCTTCAATCTTGCCAAGAAGTACGGTGAGAATGAAAAGGTACTGAATGCGATTGCCTGCCACCATGGAGATATCGATCCCATATGTGTTGAGTCCGCCCTTGTGGCTGCCTCGGACGCCCTCTCAGCCGCCAGACCGGGTGTGAGAAGAGAGAGTATTGAGAACTACATAAAAAGGCTCCAGAAACTGGAAGAGATCGCAACCTCACAAGAAGGAGTCGACAAATGCTATGCCATACAGGCAGGCAGGGAACTGAGGATTATAGTGAAACCGGAAGATATATCCGATGAGATGTCCTCACTAATTGCAAGGGATGTGGCAAAAAACATACAGGCTGAACTGACCTATCCCGGCCAGATCAAGGTGATGGTAATCAGGGAGACAAGATTCGTGGATTATGCAAAATAGACCCATAAGGAACCCGTTGCACAAAGCGTTCCGGAATGGATTCCAGCCGGAGTTTATCCCGCACCTGATACGGGACTGCAATGACGACATAATTTCCGTCCATTCAGGCCGAAGTGGAGCGGGGAGCCGGGTTAGGACCTGCTGTCAATGAAGATACTATTTATTGGTGATATCGTCGGTAAACCGGGAAGAAAGGCAGTTAAAGCCCTGCTTCCTTCCGTTCTGAACAGGTTCAAGATTGACCTCACCGTAGCAAACTGCGAAAACGTCGCCGGAGGATTCGGCGTTACGGAGAAGGTCTCAAGGGAACTGTTTGATTACGGCATCAACATTATGACCTCCGGCAACCACATTTGGGACAAAAAGGAGGCACTCGGCCTGCTGGATAAGGAGGACAGGATTTTGCGACCTCTCAATTATCCACCGGGGGTTCCCGGAAGAGGGAGCATAACCGTCAATGTAACAGGCACAAAGGTGGGGATCATGAACGTCTCGGGAAGGGTCTTCATGAACCCGATGGACTGCCCCTTCAGAACCGCTGACAGGGAACTACAATCCGTAAAAAAGGAGACAGACGTAATAATCATAGATTTTCACGCAGAGGCCACCTCGGAGAAGATCGCATTCGGCCACTATATGGACGGCAGGGTCTCTGCGGTCATTGGATCACATACACACGTCCAGACCGCCGATGAACAGGTTCTGCCCGGAGGGACCGCTTATATAAGCGATGCCGGCATGACAGGGCCGGCGTATTCCGTGATCGGTGTGGAGATAGAACAGATAATCGACAAGTTCCTCAGACAGTTACCAAAAAAGTTCAATACAGCAAAGGGCGATTCCGTGATGTCGGGAGTTATAATTGAGATAAACGAAAGGACAGGAAAGGCGCTCTCAATTCACAGGCTCCAGATGAAGTCGTCATAATGAACCCAGCCGCCGCAAGGGGCGGGGAACACCAGGGTTAAGGTTTTTTGAGATCAAATCCATGAATGTCGGCACAATAAGCAAATATCTCTCACCGAGGGTTATCGCCATACTACTCCTGCAATTTCTCCTTCTCGTCGTGTTCCTTGGATACAGGGCCTACCAGGACACGTCGGTTGAGTGCGTGAAATGCCATGGCAACAAAGAAAAACTCGGCAGGCTGAATGCGCCATGGGCATTTGTAACATCGGAGATGGTTGAAAAGGAGAGTCACCATCCGAATATTCAATGCAGGGACTGCCACCTCGGCAATGGCAGGGCAAAGGACGAAAACAGCGCCCATAAAGGGATGCTCAGGATGTTGATAGTCGGTGAAGACGGTCGTCTCCTGTCAAGGAAGCAAGGGTATCCAGGTCCTCTCAGGATGTCCGGAGATGACCTGATGTTCAGCCTCATGCCCAAGGTGAAGATAAACGGGAAACTGTACATGCGTTCGGAGGTTCGTAACATACTCTGGCACGACCGGGATCCCAAAACCCTGGGATTCGACCCGAAAATCGCTGAGAAGACATGTGGTAAAAAAGGATGCCATCCCGAGGAACTCAAACAGTTCAGAACGACTATGATGGGAAGGAACTACCGTCAGAGGACGATGAGGACTTGGCTCAAGCCCTACGGTCCCCACAACTGCGGCCCTTCCTTTGCCGACCTGAAGCCACCCGACGTGCTTAAGAGCGCCGGCTTTGATTATGATGACAGCAGGGCTATTATGAAGGACCTCAACCTCCCCTTTTCCAAGAAACAGGCAACGGACAAACAGAAATTCTGTAATGTATGTCATGCCGGGTGTCTTGACTGCCACTTTACTCCCTCGAATAAAAAGGGTGTCCATACATTCACCAAAACGCCTCAAGCGCTGGGCTGTTCCGGCTACGGCAGGGGGGCAAGCACCTGCCATCCCGGCGCAATGATAAGCAGACGCGGTGAAACTTACATAGGGAATGACTATTCAATCCCCCAGGGGATGAAACCCGATGTCCACTACAAGAAGGGAATTAACTGTATAGATTGCCATCCGACGGGAGAGAAGGGGATGGGAGACATGGAGAGGAAGGCATCCTGTCAGGACTGTCATCTGGATACTGAATCAGCACATCAAAGGGGTATCCACAGTAATATGGACTGCTCAACCTGCCATATAAGTGAACTCGGCGGATACCAGATAACCATTTGGGGACCGGGCGAGGTTGCGGAAGAGAGGAACCCTTTTCATAAATACTCACTCTACTACGGCATTCAGACCCCCCCGATCATCATGAAG comes from the bacterium BMS3Abin08 genome and includes:
- the tatA_2 gene encoding sec-independent protein translocase protein TatA, with translation MFGLGMQELVIILIIVVIIFGASRLPELGKGIGQAIKNFKKATSEPDEIDVTPKKPVEKASNEEDKSETKAHKEKV
- the mobA gene encoding putative molybdenum cofactor guanylyltransferase translates to MNSSLTGVVLAGGSNRRFPVLKGLMKVQGERIVERNIRLLRGFFRDILISTNYPEKYFYTGEMMIGDLYPSIGPMVGIFSALLNAEGDGIFVIACDMPFVKRGLVEYLLEIESDKPVVLCSFNNRIHPLLGIYKKDAISYIEESIRGGVTEMMKLIDDIKVEVVSAEDIKGIDSDGRSFVNINTPEDYEKFIGGSICSD
- the alr gene encoding alanine racemase; the protein is MHRGPTVEVNLDNLAYNVRFIRSEVGHRQIIAVVKADAYGHGSVEVSRVLVREGVDALAVAYIREALELRDAGFSIPIIVLFDQEPSREIVASKLTPVVNNIRFAGELSRLSLEYNNPIDVHINVDTGMGRLGLNYREAIGEFREILTLEGLNPAGVMSHFSEAGIADRTYAMLQIERFLSVKEGIERLGVRPVFHFANSAAVTRLPEAYLDAVRPGLMLYGCNPYSSHRVKPVMRVSSRLLDIRRVGKGTPLSYGRTFITKRDSLIGVLSTGYADGYFRSLSNNAEVLVRGGRAPVVGRVCMDIALVDVTDIEGVSPDDEVVLIGTQKGEVMSVEEVAEKASTIPYEVFTSLGIRGRRRYVGGA
- the rarA gene encoding replication-associated recombination protein A, translating into MELFAQHIKSRPLAWRMMPETLDDFVGQDELLGKGSPLRRLIEEDRIVSLILFGPPGTGKTALARIIANLSKSHFISLNAVTAGVKDIRDALAYSRSGRTIVFLDEIHRFNKLQQDALLPHVESGEIILIGASTENPFFALVPALASRSNIFEFKPLHTEEIVRILKNALRSHRGLGEYEITVSGDLLNLIADFSSGDARRALNMLELACYTSVEPEGKKATITRESLEKSLHGNALYYDKEEHYNIASAFIKSMRGSDPDATVYWLARMIASGEDPMFIVRRIVICASEDVGNADPQALQVAVASMHALEKIGMPEGRIPLAQAAIYVAAAPKSNASYLAIERAMESVTKKPLQRVPDHLKDAHYGGAERLGRGIDYRYPHDYDGHYVQQRYLERDEVFYEPSGEGFEEVLKTRNKKRRKGI
- the rny gene encoding ribonuclease Y, whose translation is MNTLMYLILGMSVGVAIASIVIFLNHRINKKKQISSDLETQRIINDAKRDGERIKKDASLEAKDILYHAKLEAEKELRERRNELSQIERRLRNKDEHLEKKLDQLEKREHDLTRRENEFLSRERSLRDRELRVENLLREQKERLEKISGMTAEKARGELFRRIEEETRFEAAKMIKQIEDEANDTSEKKAREIISLAIQRYSSDYVADTTVSAVALPNDEMKGRIIGREGRNIRALEAATGVDLIVDDTPEMVTISSFDPVRREIARISLERLINDGRIHPARIEEVVDKARREVDKTIREEGEKAVFDLGLSGIHNDLIKLLGRLKYRTSYGQNVLQHSREVAYLSGIMAGELGADIKLAKRAGLLHDIGKAVDHEIEGSHHEIGFNLAKKYGENEKVLNAIACHHGDIDPICVESALVAASDALSAARPGVRRESIENYIKRLQKLEEIATSQEGVDKCYAIQAGRELRIIVKPEDISDEMSSLIARDVAKNIQAELTYPGQIKVMVIRETRFVDYAK